The Dehalococcoidia bacterium genomic sequence GATGCCCCTTCTCCGGTTTATTCAGTTTCTTGGACTCGCTAAAGCCAATCTGAACGGCATTGTAGCCTTCCTTGTCCAATGTCTTGATCTGTGTCACAGCGCAAGGGCCTGCCTCGATGGCAGTGACCTGAACCACCGCGCCATCATCAGCAAAGATTTGGGTCATGCCTATCTTCTTACCTAAAATTCCACCAACCATTTCACTTTCCTTCCCTAGACTCACAGCACCTTCGCTGCCATCTTCGATCGTCAGTCAAGCACGGATCGCTTTTAAATCTTGATCTCGATGCTCACACCGGCAGGCAAATTGAGACGGGTGAGGGCATCAACTGTCTTCGATGTCGGATCCACGATATCAATCAAGCGCTTATGAGTACGAATTTCAAACTCCTCGCGGGAGTCCTTATCGATAACCGGTGAGCGAATAACGCAGAATTTCTTGATGTGTGTCGGCAGCGGTACAGGCCCAACTACGGCTGCCCCGGTGCTTTCCGCAGACTCAACAATATGAGCCGCCGACTGATCTAGTATTCGATGATCATAAGATTTCAGCTTGATCCTGATTTTTTGCTTTGCCATGTTAACCGCTATCTCCCGATCCTGTATTTTGATGTGATCTTTTCAGCCATATCTTTAGAGACTGCTTCGTAATGGTCAAAACCCATAAAAAAGCTGGCCCGCCCTTGACTTATGGACCTCAGGTCAGTGGCATAACCAAAACTCTCTGACAGGGGAAGATAGCATTGAATAATACTGATCCCCTCATTTTGCTCAATACCCTCAATACCGCTTCGCTTTGAATTCAGACTGCCAATGACGTCACCAAGAAACTCCTCCGGGGTTGAAACTTCCACCTTCATGATTGGCTCAAGGATTACCGCGGCAGCTTTCTGGATACAAGCTTTCGCCGCCATGGACCCGGCCATCTTGAAAGCGATATCGGAAGAATCTACTTCATGGTAACTTCCGTCCACAACTGTAGCTCGCACATCGATCACCGGATAGCCTGCTATGACGCCTTCATCTAAAGCCTGCTTTACCCCGGCTTGTATCGACGAAACGTATTCCTTGGGTATCGTCCCACCGACGAGACGGTTGACAAATTCAAACCCTTTCCCTCGCTCCAAAGGTTCCATTTCGAGCCATACATCCCCATATTGACCTCTGCCGCCGCTCTGGCGGATGAACCGACCCTCAGCCTTGGCGGAGGTCGTGATAGTCTCCTTATAAGCCACACGAGGCTTGCTTACATTCGCGTGGACCTTAAACTCGCGCAGTAAGCGAGTGGCGATAACCTCAAGCTGCAACTCACCCATGCCTGAAATAAGCGTCTGCCCGGTTTCTTGATTGTATTGAACCTTGAACGTCGGGTCTTCCTCGGCCAACTTGTTGAGAGATTCAACTATCCGATCCTGGTCAACCTTCGATTTGGGCTCAATAGCCACTGATACCACAGGCTCCGGAAATGTGATGGACTCCAAAATAATGGGGTTTTTGGGATCACAGATCGTATCACCGGTGGAAGTATCCCTCAATCCAACGGCAGCGGCGATTCCACCGCTGTAAATTTCCTGAACTTCTATCCGATCATTGGCATGCATTTGATATAATCGCCCGATTCTTTCCTTTTTGCCCGTGACAGCATTATACACCTGAGCTCCGGATTTGATAGTGCCGGAATATACCCTAAGGTACACCAACCTGCCAACGAATGGGTCGGTGACAATTTTGAAAGCGAGTGCTGCCAGCGGGGCTTCATTTTGAGGGTATCGAACTTCTTCTTTTTCAGTATCGGGTCTCAGTCCGCAGATTGGGGGTGTATCCAAAGGTGAAGGAAGATAATATGCTACTGCATCGAGAACTGGCTGGACACCGATATCTCTGAGGGCGCTACCACACATAACCGGGACAATCTTATTGGCAATGGTGGCACGGCGTATTCCTGCCCGGAGAGTAGCGACATCAACCTCACTATCGTTGATATAGGCATTCATGAGGTCATTATCGCTTTCGGCAACATGTTCGATAATTTCACGCCGGGAACGGGCTGTTATCTCCCGATATTCGGCCGGGATATCCATCGTCTCCATATTCCCATCTTTAGAGAAGAGAAGCGCCTTCTCCTCAACCAGATCGATGATTCCGGCAAATGAGGATTCAGCTCCCATGGGCAATTGAATCGGCACAGCGTTCGTCTTCAGTCGCTTTTTCATCATCTCAATGGTCCGCTGAAAATTGGCCCCCGTCCGATCCATCTTGTTCACAAAGCAGATTCTGGGAACTTTGTATTTGGTTGCCTGGCGCCAGACCATTTCCGATTGGGATTCAACACCTTCCACGCCATCAAAGATCACCACACCCCCATCAAGCACACGAAGACTTCTCTCCACCTCAGCAGTGAAATCCACATGCCCCGGCGTATCAATAATGTTGATCCTGTGGTCTTGCCAAACGCAGCTGGTTGCCGCAGAGGTTATGGTGATTCCGCGCTCGCGCTCCTGGTCCATCCAGTCCATTTCCGTTGTGCCGTCGTCCACCCGCCCAACCTTGTACGTGCGCCCACTATGATGAAGGATCATCTCTGTCATCGTGGTCTTTCCCGCATCGATGTGAGCGATGACCCCAATGTTACGCGTAAGTTCAATCAGTGACGACGTCTGCGACATACTCTGCGCCTTAGCAATTACCTTTAACATTTCAGACTACCATCGATAATGAGCAAAAGCCCGATTTGCCTCCGCCATTCTGTGCGTATCCAGCTGTTTCTTGACTGCAGGTCCTTCTCCACGCGAAGCCTCGATGAGTTCCGCCGCGAGTTTTTCCGCCATTGGCTTTCCCTTCCGGGATCTGGCCGAATCGATCAGCCAGCGCATGGCCAGAGCCTGGCCTCGCGCCGGGGACACCTCCGTCGGGACCTGGTAAGTAGCTCCGCCAATACGACGTGGCTTCACCGCCACGAGAGGCGTAGCATTCTTTATGGCTTGCTCAAAGACTTCCAAGGGATCCTTCTTTGTCTGTTCCTGTATGACATCCATCACCGAGTAGACAATGATCTCAGCCGTACTCTTCTTGCCTCTCAGCATTATCTTATTGATGAATCGGGCAAGCTTTTCGTTCTGATATTTTACATCAGGCTGAAT encodes the following:
- the rpsJ gene encoding 30S ribosomal protein S10 → MAKQKIRIKLKSYDHRILDQSAAHIVESAESTGAAVVGPVPLPTHIKKFCVIRSPVIDKDSREEFEIRTHKRLIDIVDPTSKTVDALTRLNLPAGVSIEIKI
- the fusA gene encoding elongation factor G, whose translation is MSQTSSLIELTRNIGVIAHIDAGKTTMTEMILHHSGRTYKVGRVDDGTTEMDWMDQERERGITITSAATSCVWQDHRINIIDTPGHVDFTAEVERSLRVLDGGVVIFDGVEGVESQSEMVWRQATKYKVPRICFVNKMDRTGANFQRTIEMMKKRLKTNAVPIQLPMGAESSFAGIIDLVEEKALLFSKDGNMETMDIPAEYREITARSRREIIEHVAESDNDLMNAYINDSEVDVATLRAGIRRATIANKIVPVMCGSALRDIGVQPVLDAVAYYLPSPLDTPPICGLRPDTEKEEVRYPQNEAPLAALAFKIVTDPFVGRLVYLRVYSGTIKSGAQVYNAVTGKKERIGRLYQMHANDRIEVQEIYSGGIAAAVGLRDTSTGDTICDPKNPIILESITFPEPVVSVAIEPKSKVDQDRIVESLNKLAEEDPTFKVQYNQETGQTLISGMGELQLEVIATRLLREFKVHANVSKPRVAYKETITTSAKAEGRFIRQSGGRGQYGDVWLEMEPLERGKGFEFVNRLVGGTIPKEYVSSIQAGVKQALDEGVIAGYPVIDVRATVVDGSYHEVDSSDIAFKMAGSMAAKACIQKAAAVILEPIMKVEVSTPEEFLGDVIGSLNSKRSGIEGIEQNEGISIIQCYLPLSESFGYATDLRSISQGRASFFMGFDHYEAVSKDMAEKITSKYRIGR
- the rpsG gene encoding 30S ribosomal protein S7, whose amino-acid sequence is MPRRGKTFTKRVIQPDVKYQNEKLARFINKIMLRGKKSTAEIIVYSVMDVIQEQTKKDPLEVFEQAIKNATPLVAVKPRRIGGATYQVPTEVSPARGQALAMRWLIDSARSRKGKPMAEKLAAELIEASRGEGPAVKKQLDTHRMAEANRAFAHYRW